A section of the Leminorella richardii genome encodes:
- a CDS encoding MFS transporter, which produces MKATRSRFFVLFLLFVVTAINYMDRANLSVAGTSIQGEFDLSPANLGLLFSMFTWTYVLSQIPVGYILDRIGVRKLYGGAVIIWSIFTCLMGLASHHLFTTAAASFAFLLLCRALIGIAEAPSFPANAKIISTWFPTQERASGTAVYACAQYIGLALLTPVLAFIVANYGWEVSFYASGGVGIVFGIYWLFKYRDPLESKTTNAAEIEHIRQGGGLGEAGTDKKAVKEKVEWSDVSHVLKQRNIWGLFIAQFAMNSTLYFFLTWFIVYLEKGLNLSISKAGIGAAFPYMMAMLGLLCSGFVSDALMKRGISRTRARKIPAILGLGLAGTMCFVNFFEDKPVIAIAILSFAFFANAFSNIGWVILSDIVPAKVIGTIGGFFNVSGNLAGIATPIIMGIILQTTNSFAYAMYYISFVSVLGALSHIFIIKKLDTIKLPSMN; this is translated from the coding sequence ATGAAAGCTACAAGATCTCGTTTTTTTGTCCTCTTTTTATTATTTGTCGTCACGGCAATCAACTATATGGACCGAGCTAACCTGTCCGTTGCCGGAACAAGTATCCAAGGGGAATTCGACCTCTCGCCAGCAAACCTGGGTTTGCTCTTTTCAATGTTTACTTGGACTTACGTACTGAGTCAGATCCCTGTTGGCTATATTCTTGACCGCATTGGGGTACGTAAGCTGTACGGCGGCGCCGTTATCATTTGGAGTATCTTCACCTGCCTGATGGGTCTGGCGTCGCATCACCTCTTTACCACCGCCGCAGCCTCGTTTGCCTTCCTCCTGCTGTGCCGCGCACTGATCGGTATTGCGGAAGCGCCTTCGTTCCCGGCTAACGCCAAAATTATCTCCACCTGGTTTCCTACTCAGGAACGCGCCAGCGGAACAGCGGTTTATGCCTGTGCACAGTACATCGGGCTGGCTCTGTTAACACCCGTACTGGCCTTCATAGTTGCTAACTACGGCTGGGAAGTGTCTTTCTACGCTTCCGGTGGCGTAGGCATTGTCTTCGGTATCTACTGGCTGTTCAAATACCGCGATCCGTTGGAAAGCAAAACCACCAACGCAGCTGAAATTGAACACATTCGCCAAGGCGGCGGTCTGGGTGAAGCTGGAACAGACAAAAAAGCCGTTAAAGAAAAAGTGGAATGGTCTGACGTTTCTCACGTCCTGAAGCAAAGAAACATTTGGGGCCTGTTTATCGCTCAGTTTGCCATGAACTCTACTCTTTACTTCTTCCTGACCTGGTTCATCGTTTATCTGGAAAAAGGCCTGAACCTGTCCATCTCCAAAGCCGGTATCGGCGCAGCCTTCCCCTATATGATGGCTATGCTGGGTCTGCTGTGCAGCGGGTTTGTCAGTGACGCGCTGATGAAAAGAGGAATCTCCCGCACCAGAGCCCGCAAGATACCTGCGATCCTGGGTCTGGGTCTGGCCGGTACCATGTGCTTTGTTAACTTCTTTGAAGATAAGCCGGTTATCGCTATCGCTATTCTGTCGTTCGCTTTCTTCGCTAACGCCTTCTCTAACATCGGCTGGGTTATTCTCAGCGACATCGTGCCGGCGAAAGTTATTGGCACCATCGGCGGTTTCTTCAACGTATCGGGCAACCTTGCCGGTATCGCCACGCCGATCATTATGGGGATTATCCTCCAGACAACTAACAGCTTTGCCTACGCGATGTACTACATCTCGTTTGTCTCCGTGCTGGGCGCCCTGTCTCATATCTTCATCATCAAAAAGCTCGATACGATAAAGCTTCCAAGCATGAACTGA
- a CDS encoding gluconokinase, GntK/IdnK-type: protein MSNFVYVLMGVSGSGKTTVAKELLKRHDISYIDGDYLHPRSNILKMSSGEPLNDDDRAPWLKLINNAVFAMQKTNQVSVIICSALKKKYRDIIRESNQNLRFLFLNADFDSIYKRLESRVGHFQKPQMLISQFEALEIPGEDEKDVYFIDASQNVDGIIEAITDIALKQNADK from the coding sequence ATGAGTAATTTTGTTTATGTACTAATGGGTGTATCGGGTTCTGGAAAGACGACAGTCGCCAAAGAGCTGTTAAAGCGGCACGATATTTCCTACATTGACGGCGACTATCTCCACCCAAGGTCCAACATCCTCAAGATGTCCAGCGGTGAGCCGTTAAACGATGACGACCGAGCACCGTGGCTGAAGTTAATCAACAACGCCGTTTTTGCCATGCAGAAAACGAATCAGGTCTCCGTCATTATCTGTTCGGCGCTGAAAAAGAAATATCGAGACATCATCAGGGAATCCAACCAAAACCTGAGATTTCTCTTTCTCAACGCGGATTTTGACAGTATCTACAAAAGGCTGGAAAGCCGAGTCGGGCACTTCCAAAAGCCCCAGATGCTCATATCACAATTCGAAGCGCTGGAAATCCCAGGGGAAGACGAGAAAGACGTTTACTTCATCGATGCCAGTCAAAACGTTGACGGTATTATTGAGGCTATTACAGACATCGCCCTGAAGCAAAACGCGGATAAATAG
- the rhtC gene encoding threonine export protein RhtC, with protein MTLFLTVAVVQFVALATPGPDFFFVSQTAVSRSRREALFGAIGITCGVMVWAAVALMGLHLLLQKMAWLHSIIVVCGGAYLCWMGFCLLRSVMKKEMLSHGPEHDVAAVSASHAFLKGLLTNLSNPKVLIYFGSVFSVFVGDDVASGARWGLFGLIAVETILWFSLVAFIFALPTMRRGYQRAAKWIDGLAGALFAGFGLNLILSRLY; from the coding sequence ATGACGCTATTTCTAACCGTCGCCGTTGTTCAGTTCGTGGCGCTAGCGACGCCGGGGCCGGATTTTTTCTTCGTTTCCCAAACGGCGGTTAGCCGATCTCGGCGTGAAGCGCTTTTCGGCGCTATCGGCATTACCTGCGGCGTCATGGTGTGGGCTGCCGTTGCGTTAATGGGGCTGCATCTTTTACTGCAAAAAATGGCCTGGTTACACAGCATTATCGTGGTGTGCGGCGGTGCTTACCTGTGCTGGATGGGTTTTTGCCTGCTTCGCTCCGTGATGAAAAAAGAGATGTTAAGCCATGGGCCAGAGCATGACGTTGCCGCTGTTAGCGCCAGTCATGCCTTTTTGAAAGGGCTGCTGACTAACCTGTCGAATCCGAAAGTGCTGATTTACTTTGGCAGCGTGTTTTCCGTTTTTGTGGGTGATGATGTTGCCAGCGGCGCGCGCTGGGGCCTGTTTGGGCTGATTGCCGTTGAAACAATACTGTGGTTCTCTCTGGTGGCGTTTATTTTTGCTCTGCCCACCATGCGCAGAGGCTACCAGCGAGCTGCTAAGTGGATCGACGGTCTGGCTGGGGCGCTGTTTGCGGGATTTGGTTTAAATCTTATTCTCTCGCGGCTGTACTGA